The following DNA comes from Thermodesulfobacteriota bacterium.
AGGTACGAAAGGTCTGCCTCAGTACCTGCGCTATCTCCATAAGGGCTTGGTTGCCCTCTTTATGGCCGAAGGTGTCGTTTATTTGTTTTAGCCCGTCCATATCTAAGAAATAAACCAGGAATCTTTCATCTGTTCCTTTTATCGAATCTAAGTATCGCTCGGCCAGGGTTAAAAAACCGCGTCGGTTGTATAAACCGGTAAGCTCATCGGTGAGGGATTGGTTTCTCAATGCTTCCTCGTTTCTCTTGTAGTCGGTTATGTCTCGGAGCGATGCCAGATGAGCGGTTTTACCGTCCCACTTAATCTTGACCACCTGCATTTCTGCTACTAGCTTGCTCCCATCTTTATTGACTATGTTGACCTGTGTTTTTTCGTTTATTTCCAGGGGGAAGCCAAAAACCTCACCCATTAGCTCTTCCTTACTGCGGGAGAAAAGGACTTCTGCAGCGGGATTGGCATAAAGTATCATTCCGTCTTTATCTACGATGACTATCCCGTCGGCATTTCTTTCTATGACGTTTCTGAGGTTGTTTTCCTTACTCCAGAGGTTCTGTCTCTGTTCATTTATCTGAGCCCGATGTCTTTGAATGGCATAAAGTATAGAGCGTACCAGGTGTTTGCTATCAACATCTCCCTTGACTAAATAATCCTGAGCGCCCATCTGAACGGCTTTTAGGGCCAGGGTCTCGTCATCGGTTCCGGTTAGGAGCATGACCGGTGCGTATGGCTCCTGTGCATGCAGTTTGATGAATGTGTCTATTCCTCCACTATCAGGCAGGCTCAGGTCTAGGAGGACCAGGTCATATTCTTCGGATGATAACCGGTCTAAAGCCGACTGAAGACGGTCTTTCCATTCTACCTCAAAAGAGGCATCCTTGGCTTTTGCCAATATCATCTGAACAAGCTGGGCGTAGCTAAGGTCGTCTTCTACCAGTAGGATCTTGAGCCTGTCTTCCATGCTTACTCCAATACTGTTCGGATTTTGGTAATTTTTAAGGACAAGCTGATTTTAGCAAAGACTATGCCATGAATATTTATGTCTTAACTCTCATATATCGCAGAGTTTTTTTAATAACTTATATCCGGATTATGATATGAAAGACAAATTTTGTCAGAATACAAGGCTTTGAACACCAATACGGTCAAGCTGGTCGATCTATGTTTTTCGCAAGCAGAGACCTGAGAATGCCCAATTTCATTGGCCTGTCCTTGCTATATGGTTAAATCGGTTTGTCCGCAGATGCCGTTACGGCCCGATAAGAAGACAGTTGCCGACATCTACCGTCGGAACGCCGTCTTCTCGAATCGGGCTATCGGACCCGAAGATCGTACATTCCCCCAGAGCGCTTACATCAACTGTCGATGTCCCTTCCGCCCTAATTCCGTTTTCATTACCGGATATGTCTATGTTCTCACCTGCGCTCAGGGTGGTGGTTGAGTTTCCTTCTGCTCTAATCCCGTTTTCTTCGCCTGATATGTTGATGTTACCCTCGGCGTCTAGACTAAGAGTCGAGTTTCCTTCCGCTCTAATTCCGTTAGCTCCAGA
Coding sequences within:
- a CDS encoding diguanylate cyclase, whose product is MEDRLKILLVEDDLSYAQLVQMILAKAKDASFEVEWKDRLQSALDRLSSEEYDLVLLDLSLPDSGGIDTFIKLHAQEPYAPVMLLTGTDDETLALKAVQMGAQDYLVKGDVDSKHLVRSILYAIQRHRAQINEQRQNLWSKENNLRNVIERNADGIVIVDKDGMILYANPAAEVLFSRSKEELMGEVFGFPLEINEKTQVNIVNKDGSKLVAEMQVVKIKWDGKTAHLASLRDITDYKRNEEALRNQSLTDELTGLYNRRGFLTLAERYLDSIKGTDERFLVYFLDMDGLKQINDTFGHKEGNQALMEIAQVLRQTFRTSDITARLGGDEFVVLVKDVSKDCAEIISRALHSSLEAVNAKGNRPYKLSASIGVTCYDPNQPSSIEELLIRADELMYSNKQNKKAISAPRSSYPVLAKAQSR